The Desulfovibrio piger DNA segment TGGGACGCTCACCGATGATGCCGTCACGGGCGGAACAGCGGACGTCGTCCAGATCCCAGCCCCGGGCTTCGGCCAGGCATTCGCCCAGACGCAGGGCCGTACCGCTGGGGGAGTCCTTTTTACGGTTATGGTGCAGCTCCACCATCTCGATATCGTACTTTTCCCCGAGGGCGCGGGTCAGTTCGGGCAGGACCTTGAGCAGGACATTGACGCCGATGCTCATATTGGGCGCCCAGAACATGCGGCAGCTTTCGGCCAGCTTCGCCAGTTCCTGCTTTTGTTCATTGGTGAAGCCGGTGGTGCCGATCACATGAGCGGCACCGAACTTGGCCACACTGCGGGCCGTGGCCAGACTGACCTCGGGAGCGGTGAAATCGACGACGACAGCTTTGCCGTCCAGACTTTGCAGCAGCTCTTCCACATTCTGGCTCACCGGGCACGACAACGCGGCCAGACCGGCAGCAAATTCGCTGCGTTCCACCACGCCCGCAAGCGTGAAGGCGGGGTCTTCCTGCACCAGCGTGCAGATGGTCCGGCCCATACGGCCATTGGCACCCATGACGATGATCGGCGTGCTCATTGCTTCACCTGTCCTGTTCTGTTGAAAGTTATGCGTCCATCCTGTCAGCGAGCAGATTCAAGAAAGCTGCTTCATCAAGGACGGTGATCCCCAGGCTTTGGGCTTTTTCCAGTTTGCTGCCCGGATTTTCGCCCACCACAAGGATATCCAGTTTTTTGCTCACACTGCCCAGCACTACGGCGCCGGCCGTCTCGGCCAGCTGTTTGGCCTTGCCCCGCGCCATGGAAAGGGTGCCGGTGAAGAGGATGTTCTTCCCCTGCAAGGGACCACCCTCCCCGGCTGCCTCGACAGGCTCTGCCGCAGCCACGGGCCACAGGCCTGCCTCGCGCAATCCGGCCAGCATATGCTGGTTGGCCGGGCTTTCAAAAAAGCTGCGGATGGAGCTGGCCACCTCGGGCCCCACATCCGGCAGCTCCAGCAGGCGCTGGGTATCGGCGGCCGCCAGGGCATCCATATCGTGAAAATGCGCAGCCAGCATGCGGGCGGTCTGCTCGCCCACATGGCGGATGCCCAGGGCACTGATGAGGCGGGCCAGCGTGGCATTGTGGCGGGCATCGTCGAAAGCATCCACGATCTTGCGGGCCAGCACGTCGCCCATACGGTCGAAGGGCAGCAGATCCTGCACTGTGAGCCGGAACAGCTGTTCCGGGCTGGTGACATGCCCGCTGCTGACCAGCTGCTCTATCCACTTCTGCCCCACACCCTGTACATCCAGACCGGCCTTGGACACGAAGTGACAGATGGAGCGCAAGCGCACTGCCGGACAGGAGATATTACCGCAACGCCAGGCCGCTTCACCGGGTTCCCGGTGGGCCGGCTCGCCGCAGACGGGGCAGATATGCGGGAATTCGAACGGCCTTGCACCCGAGGGGCGTTCCTCCAGCACCGGGCCCACCACTTCGGGGATGACATCGCCTGCCCGCTGCACGATGACCGTATCCCCTACCCGCACGTCCTTGGCCAGGATCTCGTCTTCATTATGCAGAGTGGCGCGGGTGACCATGACCCCGCCTACGGCCACCGGCTCCAGCTGGGCCACAGGGGTCAGGACACCGGTACGTCCCACCTGGATCTCGATACCGGTCAGACGGGTATGCACCTGCATGGCCGGGAACTTGAAAGCGATGGCGAAGCGCGGCGCGCGGGCCGTGAAGCCCAGGGCCGCCTGTGCCTCCAGATCATCCTGCTTGGCCACGGCACCGTCGATCTCCATGGGAAAATCCGCCCTGCCCTGACGCACGCTTTCCACATAGGCTTCCACAGCAGCCGGATCGGCGCAGAGTTTGCCGTCGGGCGGCGTCAAAAAGCCGTAATCGCGCAGCCGGGTCGCCAGCTCGTGCTGAAAATGACAGGGTTCCGCCTGTCCCCAGCGGGCCTCGCCCAGACTGTAGGCCAGGAATCGCAGGGGCATCTGCTGGGTGTTGGCCACATCCAGCTGGCGCAGGGCCCCGGCAGCGGCATTGCGCGGATTGGCCAAAAGCTTTTGGCCCAAGGATTCCCGGCGCTCGTT contains these protein-coding regions:
- the ligA gene encoding NAD-dependent DNA ligase LigA, whose product is MAWLTTILEHHNYLYHTLDKPVISDDQYDVLFRELKALEEDHPQWRSPHSPTLRVGGGLLGGLPKQRHRQRMYGLDNVFSAEEWQEFVARMQRTLPEAPLAFWCDPKLDGLALEIIYEDGVLQQALTRGDGEEGEVVTEAVRTIRTVPLRLRGAGPFPERLEVRGEVVIYKKDFAAINERRESLGQKLLANPRNAAAGALRQLDVANTQQMPLRFLAYSLGEARWGQAEPCHFQHELATRLRDYGFLTPPDGKLCADPAAVEAYVESVRQGRADFPMEIDGAVAKQDDLEAQAALGFTARAPRFAIAFKFPAMQVHTRLTGIEIQVGRTGVLTPVAQLEPVAVGGVMVTRATLHNEDEILAKDVRVGDTVIVQRAGDVIPEVVGPVLEERPSGARPFEFPHICPVCGEPAHREPGEAAWRCGNISCPAVRLRSICHFVSKAGLDVQGVGQKWIEQLVSSGHVTSPEQLFRLTVQDLLPFDRMGDVLARKIVDAFDDARHNATLARLISALGIRHVGEQTARMLAAHFHDMDALAAADTQRLLELPDVGPEVASSIRSFFESPANQHMLAGLREAGLWPVAAAEPVEAAGEGGPLQGKNILFTGTLSMARGKAKQLAETAGAVVLGSVSKKLDILVVGENPGSKLEKAQSLGITVLDEAAFLNLLADRMDA
- the dapB gene encoding 4-hydroxy-tetrahydrodipicolinate reductase, giving the protein MSTPIIVMGANGRMGRTICTLVQEDPAFTLAGVVERSEFAAGLAALSCPVSQNVEELLQSLDGKAVVVDFTAPEVSLATARSVAKFGAAHVIGTTGFTNEQKQELAKLAESCRMFWAPNMSIGVNVLLKVLPELTRALGEKYDIEMVELHHNRKKDSPSGTALRLGECLAEARGWDLDDVRCSARDGIIGERPKAQIGIQAIRGGDVVGVHTVYFMGPGERIEVTHQAHSRETFAQGALRAAAWLCGQQPGRLYGMQDIF